The nucleotide window TGTCCAGCTCCATGGCTGTCTGAACCCGCAGACGCATGCGACGCAGTTCCCGCTCAATGGTTCGTCCTGCCCATGCGCGCCGGTCAAAGCGGATGAAAGGCTGCTCCTGGAGCAATTGTCTCAGGGGCAGATTCTTGAGGTGCGGGGGCGCGATGATCCAGAATGCTTCCTGATACAGCGGTGTACTCACCAGCCCGTAGGGGTGGGGTTTGACCGGTTGGGTGGTTACGGCGGCGTCCAGCTCGCCGGCTTCGACCCGCGTCGCCAGTTCCGCCGACATTCCGGACGCCACGTTGATGCGCAGATGCGGATGACTTTTGCTCAGCGCCGCCAAGGCTGCCGGAAGTATGCCGGCCAACGCGGTGTGGATCGCCCCGACCCGCAGGCGTCCGCGCAGCTCACTGTTCTCGCCGACGTCCGCGGCGATGCTGTCATACAATGCAAGGATCTCGTTGGCCCGTTCCACCGCCAGGTGTCCGGCTTCGGTGAGC belongs to Pseudomonas sp. B21-028 and includes:
- a CDS encoding LysR family transcriptional regulator, with amino-acid sequence MSLRALRTLVAIAQHGSFARAAEAVHLTQSAVSLHIKGLEDEFNAPLFDRSRRLPVLTEAGHLAVERANEILALYDSIAADVGENSELRGRLRVGAIHTALAGILPAALAALSKSHPHLRINVASGMSAELATRVEAGELDAAVTTQPVKPHPYGLVSTPLYQEAFWIIAPPHLKNLPLRQLLQEQPFIRFDRRAWAGRTIERELRRMRLRVQTAMELDSQEAIIHMVSGGLGVAVVPLSARDLECLHDLDIRPFGEPQSLRQVVLLEREDRPVARLAAALAQAIATVGVASRPMRNN